A stretch of the Notamacropus eugenii isolate mMacEug1 chromosome 2, mMacEug1.pri_v2, whole genome shotgun sequence genome encodes the following:
- the LSM12 gene encoding protein LSM12, protein MAAPPGEYFSVGSQVSCRTCQEQRLQGEVVAFDYQSKMLALKCPSSSGKPNHADILLINLQFVSEIEIINDRTETPPPLASLNVSKLASKARTEKEEKLSQAYAISAGVSLEGQQLFQTIHKTIKDCKWQEKNIVVMEEVVIAPPYQVENCKGKEGSALSHVRKIVEKHFRDVESQKVMQRSQAQQTQKEAALSS, encoded by the exons ATGGCGGCTCCTCCGGGCGAGTACTTCAGCGTTGGGAGCCAGGTTTCATGCCGAACGTGCCAAGAGCAGCGGCTGCAGGGCGAAGTGGTAGCCTTTGACTACCAGTCCAAGATGCTGGCGCTCA AATGTCCCTCTTCCAGTGGAAAGCCTAACCATGCAGACATCCTGCTTATAAATCTACAATTTGTCTcggaaattgaaataattaatgaCCGCACAGAAACCCCTCCTCCCCTAGCTTCTCTCAATGTTAGCAAG CTTGCCAGCAAAGCTcgaacagagaaagaggagaagctGAGCCAGGCCTATGCAATTAGTGCTGGTGTCTCTCTGGAGGGACAACAGCTTTTCCAGACCATTCATAAGAC caTTAAGGACTGTAAATGGCAAGAAAAAAACATTGTAGTAATGGAAGAAGTTGTTATTGCACCTCCTTATCAAGTGGAAAACTGTAAAGGCAAAGAAGGGAGTGCATTGAGCCACGTACGAAAAATA GTTGAGAAAcattttagagatgtggaaagCCAAAAGGTAATGCAGCGTTCACAAGCACAGCAGACACAGAAGGAGGCCGCTCTGTCATCCTGA